One genomic segment of Corynebacterium durum includes these proteins:
- the aroA gene encoding 3-phosphoshikimate 1-carboxyvinyltransferase — translation MVGVEELSSETLPVWLAPHTRTPIDGVITVPGSKSITNRAFILAALADGPSAIVGALRSRDTNLMLAALKSIGVGVRDQGSEIHIEPRPLRGGTINCGLAGTVMRFVPPVAAIATGTVFFDGDPQARTRPMSTMLDALRELGIQVQGDALPFIIDGVGTPTGGTVDIDASGSSQFVSGLLLAGARFSNGITVRHTGGKLPSMPHIEMTIAMLAEAGVTVDTSRANEWTVPAGPISGRTWRIEPDLSNATPFLAAAAVTGGTVRIRHWPQRTTQPGDAIRGILERMGCTVDITAVGPSYDLVVTGPAGGVYGEHGLKGISIDLSDVGELTPTVAALAALANTESRLTGITHLRGHETDRLAALTREINNIGGQCTELADGLCISPIPREQLHGGLWHSYADHRMATAGAIIGLAVPGIEVEDIATTTKTLPDFANMWTKLVAHG, via the coding sequence ATGGTGGGCGTGGAAGAGTTGAGTTCAGAGACGCTACCTGTGTGGCTAGCCCCGCACACGCGTACCCCCATTGATGGGGTGATTACGGTGCCCGGTTCCAAGTCCATTACTAACCGTGCGTTCATTCTGGCGGCGCTGGCGGATGGCCCGTCGGCTATTGTAGGGGCGCTTCGCAGCCGCGACACCAACCTCATGCTTGCTGCGTTGAAGAGCATTGGTGTGGGTGTGCGGGACCAGGGGTCGGAAATCCACATTGAGCCCCGCCCCCTGCGCGGCGGCACCATCAACTGTGGGCTCGCAGGAACCGTGATGCGTTTTGTGCCGCCCGTCGCTGCGATCGCCACCGGAACAGTATTCTTCGACGGCGACCCACAGGCCCGCACACGCCCCATGTCCACCATGCTGGACGCGTTACGTGAACTGGGCATTCAGGTACAAGGCGACGCCCTGCCTTTCATCATCGACGGCGTCGGCACCCCCACCGGAGGCACCGTGGATATCGACGCCTCAGGATCCTCCCAATTCGTTTCCGGCTTACTACTCGCCGGGGCTCGGTTCAGTAACGGGATCACCGTCCGCCACACCGGCGGGAAACTGCCCAGCATGCCGCATATCGAAATGACCATCGCCATGCTGGCCGAGGCCGGGGTAACCGTGGACACCAGTCGCGCCAACGAATGGACCGTCCCCGCCGGGCCAATCAGCGGGCGGACCTGGCGTATCGAGCCAGACCTATCCAACGCCACTCCCTTCCTCGCCGCAGCCGCCGTCACCGGCGGAACCGTGCGTATCCGGCACTGGCCACAACGCACCACCCAGCCCGGTGACGCCATCCGCGGAATCCTCGAACGCATGGGGTGCACCGTTGACATCACTGCCGTTGGCCCCAGCTACGACCTCGTGGTCACCGGCCCCGCCGGGGGTGTCTACGGCGAGCACGGACTCAAGGGCATCTCCATCGACCTCTCCGACGTCGGCGAACTCACCCCCACCGTCGCCGCGCTGGCAGCGTTGGCCAACACCGAATCACGACTCACCGGCATCACACACCTTCGTGGCCACGAAACCGACAGGCTAGCTGCACTGACCAGGGAAATCAATAATATCGGCGGGCAGTGCACCGAACTGGCCGATGGGCTATGCATTTCACCGATCCCCCGCGAACAGCTGCACGGCGGCCTTTGGCACTCCTACGCGGACCACCGCATGGCCACCGCAGGTGCCATCATCGGACTCGCCGTCCCCGGAATTGAGGTCGAAGACATAGCCACCACCACCAAAACACTCCCCGACTTTGCGAACATGTGGACAAAGCTGGTGGCGCATGGCTAA
- a CDS encoding WhiB family transcriptional regulator: MDWRHKAVCRDEDPELFFPVGNSGPALAQIATAKMVCNRCPVTSQCLAWALETGQDAGVWGGMSEDERRALKRRKNRGRGRTRAAV, from the coding sequence ATGGACTGGCGCCACAAGGCTGTTTGCCGCGACGAAGACCCTGAGCTGTTCTTCCCGGTCGGTAACTCCGGCCCCGCTCTCGCACAGATTGCCACCGCAAAAATGGTGTGCAACCGGTGCCCCGTCACCTCCCAGTGCCTCGCATGGGCACTGGAAACCGGCCAAGATGCCGGCGTATGGGGCGGCATGAGCGAGGACGAGCGTCGTGCTCTCAAGCGCCGCAAGAACCGCGGCCGCGGCCGCACCCGCGCAGCCGTCTAA
- a CDS encoding 50S ribosomal protein bL37 yields the protein MSKRGRKRKDRRKKKANHGKRPNS from the coding sequence ATGAGCAAGCGTGGACGCAAGCGCAAGGACCGCCGCAAGAAGAAGGCAAACCACGGCAAACGCCCCAACTCTTAA
- the rsrA gene encoding mycothiol system anti-sigma-R factor has translation MSTGAESCHCGCDDVYRSVFELLDTADELTPQRRSELQHIFDTCPHCFEKLGLEQEVRAMLRRCCSTTAPRALRERITISIRVTRTDG, from the coding sequence ATGAGCACTGGAGCCGAATCCTGCCACTGCGGTTGCGACGATGTATACCGTTCAGTGTTTGAGCTTCTCGACACCGCCGATGAACTGACACCACAACGCCGCAGCGAACTGCAACATATCTTCGACACCTGTCCACACTGCTTTGAAAAACTGGGCCTGGAACAGGAAGTTCGCGCCATGCTGCGACGCTGCTGCTCGACCACCGCGCCGAGGGCACTTCGCGAGAGGATCACCATCTCCATCCGTGTCACGCGCACTGACGGCTGA
- a CDS encoding sigma-70 family RNA polymerase sigma factor — MTELAAELTPAQRFEQDALPLLDQLYGGALRMTRNPADAEDLVQETYVKAFQAFERFKPGTNLKAWLYRIMTNTYINSYRKAQRRPSQLPTEEITDYQLLSHASHDSSGLESAEVEALKLLPDSQITEALNQLSEDYRMVVYYSDVEGLPYKEIAEIMDTPLGTVMSRLHRGRKQLRDLLKEVAHEQGIGLDYEKGGTK; from the coding sequence ATGACGGAGCTCGCCGCAGAATTAACCCCGGCTCAACGCTTTGAACAGGATGCGTTGCCGCTGCTAGACCAGCTATACGGCGGAGCGCTTCGCATGACCCGCAACCCTGCCGACGCGGAGGATCTTGTCCAAGAAACCTACGTGAAGGCGTTTCAGGCGTTCGAACGCTTCAAACCGGGGACAAACTTAAAAGCGTGGCTGTACCGCATCATGACCAACACCTACATCAACTCCTACCGCAAAGCACAGCGGCGACCCTCACAATTACCCACGGAAGAGATCACTGATTACCAGCTGCTTTCCCACGCGTCCCATGATTCCTCCGGCTTGGAGTCTGCAGAAGTCGAGGCGTTGAAACTGCTGCCGGACTCCCAAATCACCGAGGCATTGAACCAGCTCAGCGAAGACTATCGCATGGTGGTGTACTACTCCGATGTGGAGGGGCTGCCCTACAAAGAAATCGCCGAAATAATGGACACGCCACTCGGTACTGTGATGAGCCGCCTTCATCGTGGAAGAAAACAGCTCCGTGATCTGTTAAAAGAAGTAGCGCACGAACAAGGCATCGGACTGGACTACGAGAAGGGCGGCACAAAATGA